A window of Fluoribacter dumoffii NY 23 contains these coding sequences:
- a CDS encoding pilus assembly protein PilM codes for MLKLFQPKHRSILGIDITSTTVKVLEISGQDGALVVENYGREVLPSNAMDGNTIKDIETVSRCIKKVIERLHTPCKQAALAVPDASVISKLIQINEGLNDDEMEELIVAEADKYIPYPIDEINLDFEILGHSEKNPHMLDVLIVASRAENVNQRVETAVRAGLDAVVIDVESFAVERASQQLIKDLPASGKDKTIAIIDIGACYTHLFVLQAMKLVYSREEKFGGKQLIESIAEHYKMTLEQAALAKENGELPEDYEKEVLEPFKEDILLQIKRTLQFFYSTSQDGDVDHILLAGGLAKLPGLVSLVQERLGMSTTIANPFANMTPGRMVNLDSINNDAPALMVACGLALRDIK; via the coding sequence ATGCTCAAATTGTTTCAACCCAAGCATCGTTCAATTCTCGGAATAGATATAACATCAACCACGGTTAAAGTATTGGAAATTTCAGGGCAAGACGGGGCGCTTGTCGTTGAGAACTATGGACGTGAAGTATTACCCTCAAATGCAATGGATGGAAACACAATTAAAGACATAGAAACGGTTTCACGTTGTATTAAAAAAGTAATCGAACGCTTGCATACTCCATGCAAACAGGCCGCATTGGCTGTTCCTGACGCATCCGTTATCAGTAAATTAATACAAATCAATGAAGGTTTAAATGATGATGAAATGGAGGAGTTGATTGTTGCCGAGGCTGATAAATACATCCCTTATCCTATAGATGAAATTAATCTTGATTTTGAAATTTTAGGCCATTCTGAAAAAAATCCGCATATGCTCGATGTTCTCATAGTTGCATCACGAGCCGAAAATGTAAACCAGCGTGTTGAAACCGCAGTTCGGGCGGGTTTGGATGCGGTGGTAATTGATGTAGAGTCTTTTGCCGTGGAGCGTGCCTCACAACAACTTATAAAAGATTTACCTGCATCCGGAAAGGATAAAACCATTGCCATTATTGATATTGGTGCATGCTATACCCATTTATTTGTTCTGCAAGCAATGAAATTAGTCTATTCCAGGGAAGAAAAATTTGGCGGTAAACAATTAATCGAGTCCATTGCAGAACATTATAAAATGACCCTGGAACAAGCGGCGCTTGCAAAAGAAAATGGAGAATTACCTGAAGACTATGAAAAGGAAGTTTTAGAGCCATTCAAAGAAGATATTTTATTGCAAATCAAGAGAACCCTGCAGTTTTTTTATTCTACCAGTCAGGACGGGGATGTTGACCATATCCTGTTAGCGGGTGGATTAGCAAAACTTCCCGGGCTGGTTTCGTTGGTTCAGGAGCGGCTTGGGATGAGCACCACGATTGCTAATCCCTTTGCCAATATGACCCCGGGCAGAATGGTAAATCTGGATTCTATCAATAATGATGCTCCAGCACTGATGGTTGCTTGTGGTTTGGCCTTAAGGGATATTAAGTGA
- a CDS encoding penicillin-binding protein 1A produces MKMAYFWRKGLWALMSLFFVLIVAGSFLYLYLESQLPNVDSLKTVQLQVPLQIFSKEGLLIQEYGEKKRIPVTYDEIPPMLIHALIATEDQRFFEHPGVDVLGLGRAAVRMVKTGTKSQGGSTITMQVARNFFLSRKKTFLRKFNEIMLAIKIDRELSKEKILELYLNRIYLGNRAYGVGAAAMVYYGKTLKELNLAELAMIAGLPQAPSTQNPIANPLAAKKRRDHVLERLLEEHYINEEQYQNAINQPITAKYHGTNIEVKAPYVAEMIRQSLYDNFGPDAYTKGYKVYTTIDGKLQNTANDVVEKNLIAYDHRHGYRGPVATIGEKDSKSLRAIQKNLEKYPELNHLVPAVVTEVHEREATAKLQSGQTILIPWAGMSWARPALKNGWVGKSPSKAMQIVAVGDIIYVRSTKDHWELSQIPEAESAMVALNPKNGAIEVLVGGFNFQKSKFNRATQSSRQPGSSFKPFVYAAALNNGYSLATLINDAPIVVDDPSQPNLWRPHNVNLKFNGPTRLKQALVQSKNLVSIRILDDIGINYTIDFLTRFGFNKKTLPKGLSLALGSLSISPMDLTAAYAIFANGGYKVEPYLIDHITDTEGKILLQAKPTIVCNNCNENVDHSTLAPRVLPEDITFLMYTALKDVVQHGTARAARVLNRQDIAGKTGTTNDQVDAWFAGFNSDLVVTTWIGFDNPKSLHEYAAGLALPLWIDFMKVALKGKPESEMKQPENIVAVRIDPHSGLLAHPNQANGIIEYFRNKEVPAEEEPTPVYNASNDQQQLPPGEDSLF; encoded by the coding sequence ATGAAAATGGCATACTTCTGGCGTAAAGGTCTATGGGCGCTGATGAGCCTGTTTTTTGTTTTGATAGTAGCAGGTAGTTTCTTATACCTCTATCTTGAAAGCCAACTCCCCAATGTAGATTCCTTAAAAACAGTACAATTGCAAGTACCTTTACAAATTTTTAGTAAGGAAGGTTTGCTAATCCAGGAATATGGTGAAAAAAAACGAATCCCCGTCACCTATGATGAAATACCGCCTATGCTCATTCATGCATTGATTGCTACCGAAGATCAGCGCTTTTTTGAACATCCTGGCGTTGATGTTTTAGGTCTTGGCCGCGCAGCAGTACGTATGGTGAAAACCGGAACAAAATCTCAGGGCGGCAGTACCATTACCATGCAAGTGGCACGCAATTTCTTTCTAAGCCGCAAAAAAACCTTTTTACGTAAATTTAATGAGATCATGCTGGCTATAAAAATAGACAGGGAGTTGAGCAAAGAAAAAATCCTTGAGCTCTACCTTAACCGAATTTACCTTGGGAATCGTGCTTATGGGGTAGGTGCTGCAGCAATGGTCTATTACGGCAAAACCCTCAAAGAATTAAACCTGGCTGAATTAGCGATGATTGCGGGCCTTCCTCAAGCCCCTTCCACACAAAATCCAATTGCGAACCCCCTTGCCGCCAAAAAACGCCGCGATCATGTGTTAGAGCGCTTATTGGAAGAGCATTATATTAATGAAGAACAGTATCAAAATGCCATTAATCAACCTATTACTGCCAAATATCATGGTACCAACATTGAGGTAAAAGCACCGTATGTAGCTGAAATGATTCGTCAGTCCCTATACGACAATTTCGGTCCGGATGCCTATACAAAAGGCTATAAAGTATACACAACCATTGATGGGAAATTACAAAATACCGCCAATGATGTAGTTGAAAAAAATTTAATAGCCTATGACCATCGGCATGGTTATCGTGGACCTGTTGCCACTATTGGCGAAAAAGACAGCAAATCCTTACGGGCAATTCAAAAGAACCTGGAGAAATATCCGGAGCTTAACCATCTTGTTCCTGCAGTAGTTACTGAAGTACATGAAAGAGAGGCTACAGCTAAATTACAAAGTGGACAAACCATTCTTATTCCCTGGGCTGGCATGTCCTGGGCTAGGCCCGCTCTGAAAAATGGTTGGGTAGGGAAGTCACCTTCCAAAGCAATGCAAATTGTTGCTGTTGGGGATATTATTTATGTTCGCTCCACCAAAGACCATTGGGAGTTATCGCAGATTCCTGAAGCTGAATCAGCGATGGTAGCACTTAACCCTAAAAATGGGGCTATAGAAGTTCTTGTTGGTGGATTCAATTTCCAAAAAAGTAAATTTAATCGCGCCACCCAATCAAGCAGACAACCTGGTTCAAGCTTTAAACCCTTTGTATATGCAGCCGCATTAAATAATGGTTATTCTCTGGCCACATTAATTAATGATGCACCTATTGTCGTTGATGACCCCAGCCAACCTAATCTCTGGCGCCCCCATAATGTAAACCTTAAATTTAATGGACCAACACGTTTAAAACAGGCTTTGGTCCAATCCAAGAATCTCGTTTCCATCCGCATCCTCGATGATATAGGCATTAATTACACCATCGATTTTCTAACTCGTTTCGGATTTAACAAGAAGACTCTTCCCAAGGGGCTGTCTCTGGCCTTAGGCAGTTTATCCATCAGTCCTATGGACCTTACTGCTGCTTATGCCATTTTCGCAAACGGCGGCTACAAAGTTGAGCCTTATCTCATTGATCATATTACTGATACAGAAGGTAAAATTTTGTTACAAGCCAAACCCACCATCGTGTGTAACAACTGCAATGAGAATGTGGATCACTCCACCCTTGCACCTCGAGTCCTTCCCGAAGACATTACCTTTTTGATGTATACCGCATTAAAAGATGTAGTTCAGCATGGTACTGCACGTGCAGCTCGTGTGCTCAACCGTCAAGATATAGCAGGTAAAACAGGCACAACCAATGACCAGGTAGATGCCTGGTTTGCGGGGTTTAATTCTGATCTTGTGGTGACAACCTGGATTGGTTTTGATAATCCAAAATCCTTACATGAATATGCAGCGGGACTTGCTCTGCCTTTATGGATAGACTTTATGAAAGTTGCTTTAAAAGGAAAACCGGAAAGCGAAATGAAGCAGCCTGAGAACATAGTCGCTGTCCGTATTGATCCTCACAGCGGCTTGTTGGCTCATCCGAATCAGGCAAATGGAATCATTGAGTATTTTCGTAATAAGGAAGTTCCTGCAGAAGAGGAACCAACCCCTGTTTATAACGCAAGCAATGATCAGCAGCAACTGCCACCCGGCGAGGACAGTTTGTTTTAA
- the ald gene encoding alanine dehydrogenase: MLVGVPKEIKPQENRVGLVPSSIREIIRAGSSAIVEKGAGLGIGISDEDYRHAGAEVVDSADEVFSRAELIVKVKEPQPIECKRLREGQTLFTYLHLAPDPHQARMLKESGVTAIAYETVTEEGGGLPLLAPMSQVAGRMSIQAGAHCLEMAQGGSGILLGGVPGVAAANVVVIGGGVVGTNAARMAMGMEAQVTVLDRSLQRLNELDFQFGSKINTVYSTVDAIENYVSRADLVIGAVLVPGAAAPKLVTRSMLKSMRPGSVLVDVAIDQGGCFETSRPTTHQEPTYVIDNVVHYCVANMPGAVPRTSTFALNNATLPFVLSIVTKGVKLALLNDKHLLNGLNVHQGKITFDAVARDLGYEYTPAAIALAGR; this comes from the coding sequence ATGTTAGTAGGTGTTCCAAAAGAAATTAAACCCCAGGAAAATCGGGTAGGTCTTGTTCCTTCTAGTATTAGGGAAATTATAAGAGCAGGAAGCTCCGCTATAGTGGAAAAGGGCGCTGGATTAGGAATCGGGATTTCTGATGAGGATTATCGGCATGCGGGAGCAGAGGTAGTAGATAGTGCTGATGAAGTATTCTCCAGAGCGGAACTTATAGTAAAAGTAAAAGAACCACAACCCATCGAGTGCAAACGCTTGCGTGAAGGCCAGACTCTGTTTACCTACCTGCATTTAGCCCCAGATCCACATCAGGCGCGGATGCTTAAAGAATCTGGAGTGACAGCTATTGCATATGAGACAGTAACTGAAGAAGGGGGCGGTTTGCCTTTATTAGCTCCTATGTCACAAGTTGCTGGACGAATGTCCATTCAGGCTGGTGCTCATTGCCTGGAAATGGCTCAAGGAGGTAGCGGTATTCTATTAGGAGGCGTTCCCGGTGTAGCTGCGGCAAATGTAGTAGTTATTGGTGGGGGAGTCGTTGGAACTAATGCGGCGCGTATGGCGATGGGAATGGAGGCACAAGTTACGGTGCTTGACCGCTCGTTACAGCGTTTAAATGAATTGGATTTCCAATTCGGTTCCAAAATTAATACTGTTTATTCCACGGTCGATGCTATAGAAAACTATGTGTCGCGTGCGGATTTGGTAATTGGTGCAGTGTTGGTTCCCGGTGCAGCTGCTCCAAAATTAGTTACTCGCTCCATGCTTAAATCAATGAGGCCAGGGTCGGTATTGGTGGATGTAGCAATTGACCAAGGTGGATGTTTTGAAACAAGTCGTCCTACAACACATCAAGAGCCTACTTATGTTATTGATAATGTGGTGCATTATTGTGTTGCAAACATGCCAGGTGCAGTACCAAGAACATCAACTTTTGCCTTGAATAATGCCACCTTGCCATTTGTATTGAGCATTGTTACCAAAGGGGTGAAATTGGCCTTGTTAAATGATAAACATTTACTCAATGGCCTAAACGTGCATCAGGGTAAAATTACTTTTGATGCGGTCGCACGTGATTTAGGGTATGAGTATACACCTGCAGCCATTGCATTAGCTGGTCGTTAA
- a CDS encoding type 4a pilus biogenesis protein PilO, translating into MNSINLNELTLENVGQWPLAVKISVLIGVSLLIIGLGYWLIIQDNFNQFDRLKGQEATLKTDLENKQRQLFNLPAYREELKIMSERFVSMLKQLPEKNEMPGLLEEISKTGVALGLTFELFAPQPEVSHDFYVELPIKISVVGTYFQLAMFVSRVAQMNRIVTLHDFSIEGVSSKDQKIVSGDELVMNITAKIYRYRTQ; encoded by the coding sequence ATGAATAGCATTAACCTGAATGAACTAACTCTGGAAAATGTGGGACAATGGCCGCTAGCGGTCAAAATAAGTGTTCTTATAGGGGTAAGCCTTTTAATTATCGGCTTGGGATATTGGCTTATCATACAAGATAACTTTAATCAGTTTGATAGGTTGAAAGGACAGGAAGCAACTTTAAAAACTGATCTGGAAAACAAACAAAGACAGTTGTTTAATTTACCCGCCTATCGAGAAGAGTTAAAAATTATGAGTGAGCGCTTTGTATCGATGTTGAAGCAGCTCCCAGAAAAAAATGAAATGCCGGGTTTATTGGAAGAGATATCTAAAACAGGGGTGGCATTAGGATTAACGTTTGAATTGTTTGCGCCGCAGCCAGAAGTATCACATGATTTTTATGTGGAATTGCCTATAAAAATTTCTGTAGTTGGAACTTATTTTCAATTGGCGATGTTTGTAAGTCGCGTGGCCCAGATGAATCGTATTGTAACGTTACATGATTTTTCTATTGAAGGGGTGTCTTCCAAAGATCAAAAAATAGTCTCGGGAGATGAATTGGTGATGAACATTACTGCTAAAATATATCGATACCGCACACAATGA
- a CDS encoding PilN domain-containing protein produces MTQINLLPWRELKREQEKKLFATMLLGCVVAAAFIVFLINSYASGLVSNQITRNQMLQKEINDMDAQLREIKNLEKAREMLISRMSIVQHLQSTRTLMVHLFDELIKVTPSGIYFTKVEGKNDTISVTGYTESNTFVSILMKNIENNDWLHNPVLSEIKSEENNKTNEKEKNPIAKNEFKLTFILAPQFQIGIKL; encoded by the coding sequence ATGACGCAGATTAACCTTCTTCCCTGGCGCGAGTTAAAACGGGAGCAGGAAAAGAAACTGTTTGCCACCATGTTGCTTGGGTGCGTCGTGGCAGCGGCGTTTATCGTTTTTTTAATAAACTCTTATGCTTCGGGCTTAGTAAGTAACCAAATCACTCGCAATCAAATGCTTCAAAAAGAAATTAATGATATGGATGCGCAATTGAGAGAAATTAAAAATCTGGAAAAAGCCAGAGAAATGCTTATTTCCAGAATGTCCATAGTTCAGCATTTACAATCTACCCGCACCTTAATGGTGCACTTATTTGATGAACTCATTAAGGTCACGCCATCGGGGATTTATTTTACCAAAGTCGAGGGCAAAAATGATACCATCTCCGTTACCGGGTACACTGAGTCGAATACTTTTGTTTCCATATTAATGAAAAACATAGAAAATAATGATTGGCTTCATAATCCGGTTCTAAGTGAAATCAAGAGCGAAGAGAATAATAAAACTAATGAAAAAGAGAAAAACCCGATTGCTAAAAATGAATTTAAACTAACTTTTATCCTAGCGCCTCAATTCCAGATCGGGATTAAACTATGA
- a CDS encoding electron transfer flavoprotein subunit alpha/FixB family protein, which produces MSTLVLVEHDNQTLHPSTRNALAAALELGENPTLLVIGHQCKTVAEQAASLAGVHAVWCIDKPCYEHPLAEQVSEVVLSFANSFKAILAPASTFGKNIAPRIAAQLDVTQVSDVSKIIDKDTFEHPIYAGNAIETVRVLDPIKVLTVRSTAFNPVTESQSSCCIEQIDKEYVAKDSQFVKHELSKSERPDLGSAKIVVSGGRGLQSAEKFKLIEELADVLGAAVGASRAAVDAGFVPNDYQVGQTGRIVAPMLYIAVGISGAVQHLAGMKDSRIIVAINKDEDAPIFQIADYGLVGDLFELVPQLIEQLKKR; this is translated from the coding sequence ATGAGCACTTTAGTACTCGTTGAACATGATAATCAAACCTTACACCCAAGTACTCGCAATGCCCTGGCTGCGGCATTGGAACTGGGCGAAAATCCGACTTTGCTTGTTATAGGGCATCAATGTAAAACTGTTGCTGAACAGGCTGCTTCTCTTGCAGGCGTACATGCTGTTTGGTGCATTGATAAGCCCTGTTACGAACATCCTCTGGCAGAGCAAGTCAGTGAAGTGGTTCTTTCGTTTGCGAACTCATTCAAGGCAATATTAGCTCCGGCCAGCACTTTCGGTAAAAATATTGCTCCTCGCATTGCAGCACAATTGGATGTAACCCAAGTTTCGGATGTCAGTAAAATTATTGATAAGGATACCTTCGAACACCCAATATATGCAGGGAATGCCATAGAAACTGTAAGGGTGCTTGATCCGATAAAAGTTTTGACTGTTCGCTCCACAGCATTTAATCCTGTAACTGAAAGCCAATCAAGTTGTTGCATTGAACAAATCGACAAAGAATATGTTGCAAAAGACAGCCAATTCGTAAAACATGAATTAAGCAAATCGGAACGTCCTGACTTGGGCAGCGCTAAAATTGTTGTTTCAGGTGGAAGAGGACTGCAAAGTGCCGAAAAATTCAAGCTGATAGAAGAATTGGCTGATGTACTTGGAGCAGCTGTGGGAGCATCCCGTGCGGCAGTAGATGCTGGATTTGTGCCTAATGATTATCAAGTAGGGCAAACTGGAAGAATAGTTGCTCCGATGCTTTATATCGCTGTAGGAATTTCCGGAGCGGTACAGCATTTGGCAGGAATGAAAGACTCCAGGATAATAGTTGCCATTAATAAAGATGAAGATGCGCCTATATTTCAAATCGCTGATTATGGTTTGGTTGGCGATTTATTCGAGCTTGTACCACAATTGATCGAACAATTAAAAAAACGTTAG